In Klebsiella aerogenes, the DNA window CCCTGATGATGCGCCCACGGCGCTTTTATAGTGTCCCATCACGGCGCTTTATGGCTGCTATTGTCTGAAATCAGGGAGAAGACTTATAGACGCTATCTTAGGTGATATTTTCATTTTTTTGTGATGAACGAGAGCTGTAGATCGATAGCAAGATAAGCAAATACTATGATAAAGAGGTAGTGGGAAACTATCGGCGATAGTGAATCTTATCGAGGGGATATGATGAATAATGAAAATCAAGTGAAAATCCATCAAGGAGTCTTGGAAGGCAAGAAGGAAGATGGAATTTTAAAGTTTTATGGTATCCCGTATGCGCAACCACCTGTTGCTCAGTTACGTTGGTCACCACCGCAACCTGTTAAACCTTGGGAGGGGGTGAAGTCTGCGACATCATTTTCTCCTGTGAGTCCACAATTTGCTGGAGCTGTGTATACCGAGCGTTCAAAAGCACAAAGTGAGGATTGCCTATATTTGAACGTTTGGACTCAGAATACCTGTGAGTCAGCAAAACAACCTGTGATGGTTTGGATTCACGGGGGCGGTTTTCTGGGCGGTTCTGGCTCTGAGGATGGTTATGATGGCACTGCCTTTGCAAAAAAAGGTGTGACTTTAGTCACGCTGAACTATCGCTTAGGCGCATTTGGATTTTTAGCCGAACCAACTATCGGTGCTAACTTTGGTATTCAGGATATTATCGCAGCGCTGGTATGGGTGAAAAATAATATAGCGGCTTTTGGGGGGGATCCATCGAATGTCACTGTGTTTGGACAGTCGGCGGGTGCTGTGGCCATCAGGGCGTTACTTTCATGTCCGTCAGCCGAAGGTCTATTTCAACGTGCAATAATCCAGAGCGCGGGTCGTCTGCGAGCCGACAAATATGCCCTGACTTCACAGGAATCGGAAAAAGTACTGGAAGCGCTTCATTATGTCGCAGCAGATGAACTACAAAATATTCCGACCATGGCGATACTCAAGGCATCATCTGAAATGTCCGGACTACCGCCAAAACCGGGCAGAGTTCATACACCTGAAAATCTTGTCTGGTCTCCGGTTGTAGATGGAGTGGTGATTCCGGATATCAGTTATCAACCATGGATTAAAGATATTCAGGTTATGATTGGTTGTACGGAAAACGAAGGGCGTTACTTCTTGAAACCAGAAATTCATAATAACCCAGCTATGCTGGAAGGAATGGCTCTGGCGTTGGCAGGAACAGAAAAAAATGCCATTCTGGCTCAACTGGAGAAAAATAACTCCTCTGTATTTGAGAAGTTGGATTATCTGATGACTCGATATGTGTTTTCTGTCCCTGCATTGGAGATGGCAAATGATATAACGCAAATTGGGGCAAGTGTTTATCTCTATCGTTTTAGCCGCACAGCACCAGGCGCTGTCGCTAATAACGAGCGAGCGAAACATACATCTGAGATTCGCTATGTATTTGGCAATCTTGAAAACTCAGATTTTTACGAACAGGCGGATTATTCTTTAGCCGAAGAAATGCAAACTGCATGGATCGAATTTGCAAGTAAGGGTGTTCCACTTTGCAGGGATTATACTTGGCCTAAATACCAAATGCAAAAGCCTGCAATGACAGATATCACTGATGAAATGAGAGAGACTGTAAGCGCCCATTTGTTTGACTGAAATAACAGATCCGCTTCCTGAATGGAGGCGGAAAATCCGTAAGCTGTGGTGCTAATACAGCTAATATCAATGGTACTATGTTGATGAAGGTTATTTTAGTATGAGTTCCATGCGCATATCAGCCTCAAGATATTTGTTATCCTCCAGTTTCACTTCAATGAAGCCATAATGCTTGTAAAGTTTTACAGCCGCAATCAGGACATCTGTTGTAAACAGAATGATTTTTTCCGCTCCCTGCTCACGGGCGAAATGAATACAGCGCTGCATCAGGAGATGACCAATTCCAAGCCCTTTGTGTTTATCTGTCACTGCGAGTTTTGCTAACTCATATGCGCTTGAACCATGAGGTATCATAGAGACTGTTCCAACTATCTCTTTATCGAGCCGAGCAAAAAAGATAGAACCACCACGAGATAAAATATACCCGTGTGGATCATTCAGCATTTCGAGATCAACGGGTTCAACTGAAACGTATTTTTCCAACCATTCTAAAGATAACGAAATAAAATCATTGTGATAGTCATCTTTCCATCCCACAATTTCCACATTTGACATAAGGCTATTGTCCTCAGTAAGTTAGCTCAGTTTATATGAAAAATATATTTCCTACTAATTCAATGGAGCACTGTCAATAATTTCGATAAGAAAGGTTCTGCAATAGCACTAATCGTTTAAATTTCAAGGCTAAACACTTCTATTAACGTGCCGTCTTCTCTGCTGCGGTGCGGTGAACTGCTTTTGCTATATGCTTTTTCATCGTTACCATTCCTCCCCGAGGGAAAATTCTTCCGATATCGTGTCCGCAGTCTCCTGCGTGAACCCGATGTAAAACAGTGTAGAAGCTGGGCTGGAGTGGCCCAGCAGGTTGCTGATCTGTTCCAGAGGTAGGCCACTTTCAAAGAGGATGCGGCCTTTGCTCTTGCGTGGTGTGTGGCTCCCCACATCCTGGAAACCTGCACGGCGTCCGCACTTGCCGTACTCCGTCAGCACTGCGTTGTGTGAAACTGGCAGGCCCTTCGACCTCAGATCGGACAAGCTAAAGATGTACTCACCAAACAGTGGACGGCCTGCGGCCTCCTCCCGGCGTGCCTGCACGATAGACCGCATAGCCGGGGTAATAGCGATCTTGAGAGGTTTCGGCTTCACTGGCGCACCGTCAGCCCCTTTGCGGGTCTTCTTCTGCTGAATAATGAGGAGGTGAGTTTTGCCCTCAGCGAATTGATCCCACGTCAATTTAACCACGTCAGAGAACCGTAACGCGCTTTCGAACTGCATCGCCCAGAGGCAGCGGAACAGGTTGGTTTTTGTATTCCGTGCCAGCTCCGCGCTGACTGCCTTCACTTCGTCGGCGGTCTTCAACGCCGCCATTGAGTTACCCATATTTTTCTCCCTGCCGCTGTGCGGTTGCGAATTTTTCAGTTGATTTATTTTTGATCAAAAACAGTAACTTGGAAAGTGTATTTATTTGATGATCGCACAAAATGATCAAACAATAACCTGATAGGGTTTTAGAGCAGGTATACCTGCCCCCGCCCGCCGGGGAGACACATCAACAAGGCCAGCGCCTGGGGCTGGCTGGGCGGGAAATATCTGATGCACACCTGGTGGATCTGCTGTCTCTATGTCTGATGTGCTGTCACATTACCTGATCTGCCTGACGTACACTTACACCCCTCGAGGGTTGTCAAGAGTCTTTACAAAATATCTTGGTGGTTGAGTCATCGAGTACCGCCCGAGTCCCGAGCACCAGATCAGAGAAGTGAATAAACCTTGCCTGA includes these proteins:
- a CDS encoding GNAT family N-acetyltransferase; translated protein: MSNVEIVGWKDDYHNDFISLSLEWLEKYVSVEPVDLEMLNDPHGYILSRGGSIFFARLDKEIVGTVSMIPHGSSAYELAKLAVTDKHKGLGIGHLLMQRCIHFAREQGAEKIILFTTDVLIAAVKLYKHYGFIEVKLEDNKYLEADMRMELILK
- a CDS encoding tyrosine-type recombinase/integrase gives rise to the protein MGNSMAALKTADEVKAVSAELARNTKTNLFRCLWAMQFESALRFSDVVKLTWDQFAEGKTHLLIIQQKKTRKGADGAPVKPKPLKIAITPAMRSIVQARREEAAGRPLFGEYIFSLSDLRSKGLPVSHNAVLTEYGKCGRRAGFQDVGSHTPRKSKGRILFESGLPLEQISNLLGHSSPASTLFYIGFTQETADTISEEFSLGEEW
- a CDS encoding carboxylesterase family protein; the protein is MMNNENQVKIHQGVLEGKKEDGILKFYGIPYAQPPVAQLRWSPPQPVKPWEGVKSATSFSPVSPQFAGAVYTERSKAQSEDCLYLNVWTQNTCESAKQPVMVWIHGGGFLGGSGSEDGYDGTAFAKKGVTLVTLNYRLGAFGFLAEPTIGANFGIQDIIAALVWVKNNIAAFGGDPSNVTVFGQSAGAVAIRALLSCPSAEGLFQRAIIQSAGRLRADKYALTSQESEKVLEALHYVAADELQNIPTMAILKASSEMSGLPPKPGRVHTPENLVWSPVVDGVVIPDISYQPWIKDIQVMIGCTENEGRYFLKPEIHNNPAMLEGMALALAGTEKNAILAQLEKNNSSVFEKLDYLMTRYVFSVPALEMANDITQIGASVYLYRFSRTAPGAVANNERAKHTSEIRYVFGNLENSDFYEQADYSLAEEMQTAWIEFASKGVPLCRDYTWPKYQMQKPAMTDITDEMRETVSAHLFD